The Faecalibaculum rodentium genome segment CCATGGCAGATATCACAGTGGCAGCACCGGTCACGGCATCGCCACCTGCATACACACCTTCCCGGCTGGTCTGTTCGTGTTCGTCCACCACGAGACAGCCACGGCGGTTCACATCCAGTCCTTCCGTCGTGGAGCGGATCAGCGGATTGGGACTGGTGCCGATGGCCATGATCATGCAGTCGGCATCAATCACAAACTCGGATCCTGGAATGACTACCGGACGTCGACGGCCGGATGCATCCGGTTCCCCGAGTTCCATGCGGACGCATTTCACAGCCCGGATCCAGCCATCCTCGGTTCCCAGGACTTCCACCGGATTGCAGAGCAGGTCGAAAATGATGCCTTCTTCCATGGCATGTTCCACTTCTTCCTTCCGGGCAGGCAGTTCCTCAAGGCTCCGTCGATACACGATGTGGACCTCGGATCCCAGCCGTCTGGCGCAGCGGGCGGCATCCATCGCCACGTTGCCTCCGCCGACAACCACCGTTTTCTTCGGATGCTGCACAGTGGTGGGGCTGCCCTCGCGGTAGGCTTTCATCAGGTTGATCCGTGTGAGGAATTCATTGGCGGAATAGACCCCTTTAAGGTTTTCTCCCGGCAGACCCATGAAATTCGGCAGTCCGGCTCCGGAACCGACAAAGACAGCCTCGAATCCCTGCTCCATCAAGGCATCGATGGTATCCGACCGGCCGACGACAAAGTTGGTCACGATCTCGACACCCAGATCCTTCAGCGTTTCGATTTCCTTCTGGACGATCGCTTTCGGCAGCCTGAATTCCGGAATGCCATACATCAGCACACCGCCGGCCACATGCAGGGCTTCGAAGATCGTGACATCATATCCACGTCTGGCGAGGTCACCCGCCGCAGTGAGGCCGGCAGGACCGGCTCCGACGACAGCCACTTTCCGGCCGTTGGAGGCTGGTCTTTCTGCGTGCTCCACACTGTTTTCCCTGTGCCAGTCAGCCACGAAGCGTTCCAGTCGCCCAATGCCCACAGGCTGTGCCTTGATGCCGCGGACACAGTACTTTTCACATTGTGACTCCTGCGGACATACACGTCCACAGACAGCCGGCAGCGAGGATGTCAGGGCAATGATCTGATAGGCGTCTTCATATTCGCCTTCC includes the following:
- the gltA gene encoding NADPH-dependent glutamate synthase — encoded protein: MPNMKPDKTAMPVQDPGIRITNFDEVALGYTEAMAREEAERCLHCRHRPCVNGCPVNVNIPEFIEKVKEGEYEDAYQIIALTSSLPAVCGRVCPQESQCEKYCVRGIKAQPVGIGRLERFVADWHRENSVEHAERPASNGRKVAVVGAGPAGLTAAGDLARRGYDVTIFEALHVAGGVLMYGIPEFRLPKAIVQKEIETLKDLGVEIVTNFVVGRSDTIDALMEQGFEAVFVGSGAGLPNFMGLPGENLKGVYSANEFLTRINLMKAYREGSPTTVQHPKKTVVVGGGNVAMDAARCARRLGSEVHIVYRRSLEELPARKEEVEHAMEEGIIFDLLCNPVEVLGTEDGWIRAVKCVRMELGEPDASGRRRPVVIPGSEFVIDADCMIMAIGTSPNPLIRSTTEGLDVNRRGCLVVDEHEQTSREGVYAGGDAVTGAATVISAMGAGKKAAAAMDAWLNGQTD